In the Acidovorax sp. A79 genome, one interval contains:
- the gshB gene encoding glutathione synthase, whose translation MKLLFIADPLESFKIYKDTTFAMMREAHRRGHTLAVCEPRHITWQRASKVSARVRDIRLTGNASPWFEAQPERVAALVDFDAVLMRKDPPFDSEYFYATHLLEQAERDGARVFNKPRALRDHPEKLAIMEFPQFIGPTLVTRSASDIQRFHAEHRDIILKPLDGMGGMGIFRVGPDGLNLGSITETLNRDGAQSVMVQKFLPEIVDGDKRVLVIGGKPVPYCLARIPQGTEVRGNLAAGGKGVARPLTARDLEIGETLGPILQERGLLLAGVDVIGDCVTEINVTSPTCFQEIFDQTGCDVAALFIDALEAAMAAPPR comes from the coding sequence ATGAAACTGCTCTTCATCGCCGATCCCCTGGAAAGCTTCAAGATCTACAAGGACACCACCTTCGCCATGATGCGCGAAGCCCATCGGCGCGGGCATACGCTGGCGGTGTGCGAGCCACGGCACATCACATGGCAGCGCGCAAGCAAGGTGAGTGCGCGGGTGCGCGACATCCGACTGACGGGGAATGCCAGCCCGTGGTTCGAGGCGCAGCCCGAACGCGTCGCCGCGTTGGTGGACTTCGATGCCGTGCTGATGCGCAAGGACCCGCCCTTCGACAGCGAGTATTTCTACGCCACCCATCTGCTGGAGCAGGCCGAGCGAGATGGCGCCCGCGTGTTCAACAAGCCCCGGGCACTGCGCGACCATCCGGAAAAGCTGGCGATCATGGAGTTTCCCCAGTTCATCGGGCCAACCCTGGTCACGCGCAGCGCATCGGACATCCAGCGTTTTCACGCAGAGCACCGGGACATCATCCTCAAGCCGCTGGACGGCATGGGGGGCATGGGCATCTTCCGCGTGGGGCCGGATGGCCTGAATCTGGGCAGCATCACCGAAACGCTCAATCGCGACGGCGCACAGAGCGTGATGGTGCAGAAGTTTCTGCCCGAGATCGTGGACGGCGACAAGCGCGTGCTGGTGATTGGCGGCAAGCCCGTTCCTTATTGCCTGGCGCGCATTCCGCAAGGCACGGAGGTGCGTGGCAACCTTGCGGCGGGAGGCAAGGGCGTGGCACGGCCCCTGACGGCACGCGACCTGGAGATCGGCGAAACCCTGGGGCCCATACTGCAAGAGCGCGGCCTGTTGCTGGCGGGCGTGGATGTCATCGGGGACTGCGTCACGGAAATCAATGTGACCAGCCCGACGTGCTTCCAGGAAATCTTCGATCAGACAGGGTGTGATGTCGCAGCCCTGTTCATCGACGCACTGGAGGCCGCCATGGCGGCGCCCCCCCGGTAG
- a CDS encoding benzoate/H(+) symporter BenE family transporter has protein sequence MQFFKDLSLSAFTAGFVAVLVGFTSSVAIVFQAAQAFGATPAQVTSWMWALGLGMGLCSLVPSLILRKPVMVAWSTPGAAVLATAGLAGGFTMGEAVGAFMVSAVLITLAGVTRWFERAMGRIPMEIAAALLAGVLARFGLQAFAAAQTALPLVLTMLVVYLFSRKFAARYAVVVTLAVAVVFVALQGKMAWSGVRLELAMPVFTAPQFSLAATISLAIPLFVVTMASQNLPGVAVIRASGYDLPISRLITLTGLATLALAPFGAFALNFSAITAAMCMGPEAHEDRHRRYTAAVCCGALYVAIGLFGAVITGLLTAFPSELVVAIAGLALLGTIGNGLAVALREESHREAALVTFLVTLSGVVIAGVGSAFWGVVAGSFALFVQQYRRSPARGA, from the coding sequence ATGCAATTTTTCAAAGACCTGAGCCTGTCGGCATTCACTGCCGGGTTCGTGGCCGTGCTGGTGGGCTTCACCAGTTCGGTAGCCATCGTGTTCCAGGCCGCGCAGGCGTTTGGTGCCACGCCGGCCCAGGTCACGTCCTGGATGTGGGCGCTGGGCCTGGGCATGGGCCTGTGTTCCCTGGTGCCCTCGCTCATCCTGCGCAAGCCCGTGATGGTGGCTTGGTCCACCCCTGGCGCGGCCGTGCTGGCCACGGCCGGCCTGGCCGGGGGCTTCACCATGGGCGAGGCGGTGGGCGCCTTCATGGTCAGCGCCGTCCTCATCACGCTGGCCGGCGTGACGCGCTGGTTCGAGCGGGCCATGGGGCGGATCCCCATGGAGATCGCCGCCGCCCTGCTGGCGGGCGTGCTGGCGCGTTTCGGCCTGCAGGCGTTTGCCGCCGCCCAGACGGCACTGCCGCTGGTGCTGACCATGCTGGTCGTGTACCTGTTTTCCCGCAAGTTCGCGGCGCGGTACGCCGTGGTCGTCACCCTGGCGGTGGCCGTGGTCTTCGTGGCCCTGCAGGGGAAGATGGCATGGTCGGGGGTGCGGCTGGAACTGGCGATGCCCGTCTTCACGGCGCCGCAGTTCAGCCTTGCCGCGACCATCAGTCTGGCGATCCCCTTGTTCGTCGTCACCATGGCGTCGCAAAACCTTCCCGGCGTTGCGGTGATCCGGGCCTCGGGCTATGACTTGCCCATCTCTCGCCTCATCACGCTGACGGGGCTCGCCACGCTCGCGCTCGCTCCCTTTGGCGCCTTCGCGCTGAACTTCAGCGCCATCACGGCCGCGATGTGCATGGGCCCCGAGGCCCATGAGGACCGCCATCGGCGCTACACGGCAGCGGTGTGCTGCGGCGCACTGTATGTGGCGATCGGTCTCTTTGGTGCGGTCATCACCGGCCTGCTGACTGCATTTCCCTCCGAACTGGTGGTGGCCATCGCAGGCCTGGCCCTGCTGGGCACCATCGGCAACGGCCTGGCGGTCGCCTTGCGCGAGGAGTCGCACCGCGAAGCGGCGCTCGTCACGTTCCTCGTCACCCTGAGCGGCGTGGTCATTGCCGGGGTGGGGTCGGCCTTCTGGGGCGTGGTCGCCGGCAGCTTTGCGCTATTTGTGCAACAGTACAGGCGTTCGCCGGCCCGGGGTGCGTGA
- a CDS encoding potassium transporter Kup: protein MQSSKSSLAALTLGAIGVVYGDIGTSVLYAVKEVFGSGHVPFSPANIYGILSIFFWTLTVIVSLKYVVLVLRADNHGEGGLIAMLALASQAVKDKPRLRGVLLAVGIFGTSLFYGDGVITPAISVLSAVEGLEVVSPHFKQYVIPITLVVLFCLFAVQKRGTSGIGKFFGPITLVWFITIALLGVSHIVGHPEILWALSPHHALGFMWAHPGTSFIILGAVVLCVTGAEALYADLGHFGKRPIRMAWFGVAMPALTLNYFGQGALLLAEPEAVKNPFYMMAPDWALVPLVILATMATVIASQALITGAFSVTKQVIQLGYLPRLNIQHTSVRDTGQIYMPLVNWGLFAAIVLAVVMFRSSSNLAAAYGIAVTLDMLITTTLTFFVIRYGWGYPLALCIAATGCFFVVDLAFFASNLLKLFQGGWFPLMIGGVVFSLMMTWKEGRRLLNDKLRADAIDLKDFLESVFISPPTRVEGTAVFLTAETGAVPNALLHNLKHNKVLHQQNLFVTVHNHETPWIGLDKRLQVEPLGHDCWQVVIHYGFKNDPDVPRALELLRGRGCELESMTTSYFLSRDTVIPTIGSGMAPWREKLFAQMHHNASGAADFLHLPNNAVVELGSKIEI, encoded by the coding sequence GTGCAAAGCTCCAAATCATCGCTCGCAGCGCTTACGCTGGGCGCCATCGGTGTTGTGTATGGCGATATCGGCACCAGCGTGCTGTATGCCGTCAAGGAGGTCTTCGGGTCCGGCCATGTGCCGTTCTCCCCAGCCAATATCTACGGCATCCTCTCGATCTTCTTCTGGACGCTCACCGTCATTGTTTCGCTGAAGTACGTGGTGCTGGTGCTGCGCGCCGACAACCACGGCGAGGGCGGGCTCATCGCCATGCTGGCGCTGGCCTCCCAGGCCGTCAAGGACAAGCCCCGGCTGCGTGGCGTGCTGCTGGCCGTGGGCATCTTCGGCACCTCGCTCTTCTATGGCGACGGCGTCATCACGCCCGCCATCTCGGTCCTGTCGGCCGTCGAAGGGCTGGAAGTCGTCTCGCCGCATTTCAAGCAGTACGTGATTCCGATCACCCTGGTCGTGCTCTTTTGCCTGTTTGCCGTGCAAAAGCGCGGCACCAGCGGCATCGGCAAGTTTTTCGGGCCCATCACCCTGGTGTGGTTCATCACCATTGCGCTGCTGGGCGTCTCGCACATCGTGGGGCATCCCGAGATCCTCTGGGCGCTGAGCCCGCACCACGCGCTGGGCTTCATGTGGGCCCATCCCGGCACCAGCTTCATCATCCTGGGGGCCGTGGTGCTGTGCGTGACGGGGGCCGAGGCCCTGTACGCCGACCTGGGCCACTTTGGCAAGCGCCCCATCCGCATGGCCTGGTTCGGCGTGGCCATGCCCGCGCTCACGCTCAACTACTTCGGCCAGGGCGCGCTGCTGCTGGCCGAGCCCGAGGCGGTGAAGAACCCGTTCTACATGATGGCGCCCGACTGGGCGCTGGTCCCGCTGGTGATACTGGCCACCATGGCCACCGTGATCGCATCGCAGGCGCTCATCACCGGCGCCTTCAGCGTGACCAAGCAGGTCATCCAGCTCGGGTACCTGCCGCGCCTGAACATCCAGCACACCAGCGTGCGGGACACCGGGCAGATCTACATGCCGCTGGTCAACTGGGGTCTGTTCGCCGCCATCGTGCTGGCCGTGGTGATGTTCCGCTCCTCCAGCAACCTGGCGGCCGCCTACGGCATCGCCGTGACGCTGGACATGCTGATCACCACCACGCTGACCTTCTTCGTGATCCGGTACGGCTGGGGCTACCCGCTGGCGCTGTGCATCGCGGCCACGGGCTGCTTCTTCGTGGTGGACCTGGCGTTCTTTGCCTCCAACCTGCTCAAGCTGTTCCAGGGCGGCTGGTTCCCGCTGATGATCGGCGGCGTCGTGTTCTCCCTCATGATGACGTGGAAGGAGGGGCGACGGCTGCTCAACGACAAGCTGCGTGCGGACGCCATCGACCTCAAGGACTTCCTGGAGTCGGTGTTCATCAGCCCGCCCACGCGGGTCGAGGGCACCGCCGTGTTTCTCACGGCCGAGACCGGTGCGGTGCCCAATGCGCTGTTGCACAACCTCAAGCACAACAAGGTGCTGCACCAGCAGAACCTGTTCGTGACCGTGCACAACCACGAGACGCCCTGGATCGGGCTGGACAAGCGCCTGCAGGTGGAGCCCCTGGGCCACGACTGCTGGCAGGTGGTGATCCACTACGGCTTCAAGAACGACCCGGACGTGCCGCGTGCGCTGGAGCTGCTGCGCGGGCGGGGCTGCGAGCTGGAGTCGATGACCACCAGCTACTTCCTCTCGCGCGATACCGTCATCCCCACCATTGGCAGCGGCATGGCGCCCTGGCGCGAGAAGCTGTTCGCGCAGATGCACCACAACGCCAGTGGTGCGGCGGACTTCCTGCACCTGCCCAACAACGCGGTCGTCGAACTCGGATCCAAGATCGAGATTTGA
- the gshA gene encoding glutamate--cysteine ligase: protein MVPHLITALTGPINELEQRILDSMPAIERWFRLEWMEHTPPFYTSVDIRNAGFKLAPVDTNLFPGGWNNLTKEMLPLAVQAAMAAIEKICPEARNLLIIPENHTRNTFYLANVVQLQRIFNMAGLNVRVGSISPEIKKPTLIELPNGDTVTLEPVVRTKRRLGLKDFDPCTILLNNDLSAGPPGILEDIHEQYLLPPLHAGWSVRRKSTHFKNYEEVAKRFGKMLGIDPWLVNPMYSQCDGVDFAEDKGMDKLQTTVDALLTKVRRKYKEYGINEKPFVIVKANNGTYGMGIMTVRDAKELDAVNRKTKNKMAIIKDGQPVSDLIIQEGVLTQERVHEAVAEPVVYMMDRYVVGGFYRMHAERGVDENLNAPGASFVPLAFEHSTHMPQPGVRPGVSAPNRFYMYGVVARLAMLAASYELEATNPDAEVYD, encoded by the coding sequence ATGGTTCCGCATCTCATCACGGCCCTCACCGGGCCGATCAACGAACTCGAACAGCGCATTCTCGACTCGATGCCCGCCATCGAGCGCTGGTTCCGGCTGGAGTGGATGGAGCACACGCCGCCGTTCTATACCTCGGTGGACATCCGCAATGCGGGCTTCAAGCTCGCGCCCGTGGACACCAACCTGTTTCCCGGGGGCTGGAACAACCTCACCAAGGAGATGCTGCCCCTGGCCGTCCAGGCCGCCATGGCCGCCATCGAGAAGATCTGCCCCGAGGCGCGCAACCTGCTGATCATTCCGGAAAACCACACGCGCAACACCTTCTACCTGGCCAATGTGGTGCAGCTGCAGCGCATCTTCAACATGGCGGGCCTGAACGTGCGCGTGGGCTCCATCAGTCCCGAGATCAAGAAGCCCACGCTCATCGAGCTGCCCAATGGCGACACGGTGACGCTGGAGCCCGTGGTGCGCACCAAGCGCCGCCTGGGCCTCAAGGACTTCGACCCCTGCACCATTCTGCTGAACAATGATCTCTCCGCCGGGCCGCCCGGCATCCTGGAAGACATCCACGAGCAGTACCTGCTCCCCCCGCTGCATGCGGGCTGGAGCGTGCGCCGAAAGAGCACCCATTTCAAGAACTATGAAGAGGTGGCCAAGCGCTTCGGCAAGATGCTGGGCATCGACCCCTGGCTCGTCAACCCCATGTACAGCCAGTGCGACGGCGTGGACTTTGCCGAGGACAAAGGCATGGACAAGCTGCAGACCACGGTGGATGCGCTGCTGACCAAGGTGCGCCGCAAGTACAAGGAATACGGCATCAACGAGAAGCCGTTCGTCATCGTCAAGGCCAACAACGGCACCTACGGCATGGGCATCATGACCGTGCGCGACGCCAAGGAGCTGGACGCGGTCAACCGCAAGACCAAGAACAAGATGGCCATCATCAAGGACGGCCAGCCGGTCAGCGACCTCATCATCCAGGAAGGCGTGCTCACGCAGGAGCGCGTGCACGAGGCCGTGGCCGAACCCGTGGTCTACATGATGGACCGCTACGTGGTGGGCGGCTTCTACCGCATGCATGCCGAGCGCGGCGTGGACGAGAACCTCAACGCCCCGGGCGCGAGCTTCGTGCCGCTCGCGTTCGAGCACAGCACGCACATGCCCCAGCCCGGCGTGCGCCCCGGCGTGAGCGCGCCCAACCGCTTTTACATGTACGGCGTGGTCGCGCGCCTGGCCATGCTGGCGGCCAGCTACGAGCTGGAAGCCACCAACCCGGACGCCGAGGTGTACGACTGA
- a CDS encoding TrkH family potassium uptake protein, with amino-acid sequence MTDMFPVLRVLGILVMIFSLAMGLPLVVSLWTRDGVWHVYPIAMGATMAVGAWLWWRLRLFRQELQPRHGVMLVSLVWMLLPLSAAVPLMLAGHHIGRPMSFTHAYFEAVSGLTTTGSTVLSGLDALPVSVNVWRTFLQWMGGMGILILAVAVLPLLGVGGSQLFKAEAAGPLKDAKLTPRMTGTAKGLWGVYALFSVTCGLAYWAAGMGPLDALMHMFTTVSLGGLSSHDTSFGYFQSPLLEAICVFFMLVASCNFALYFVAFRKGHWGGFWRDPELRATLFSLVGGGLVVALLLWAKGVYAPLDALRHAMFNVISLATTTGYATVDYLAWPVFAPVFMLLLSGVATSAGSTGGGIKMVRMLILAKQARREMNRLVHPRAVQPVCLGGAVVDNRVIFSVLAFMLVYGGTVFGLSMVMLLTDLDPVTAFSVVLASVNCAGPGLGSVGPASTYAVLTDFQIWVCSLAMLLGRLEILSFMALLTPAFWRR; translated from the coding sequence ATGACAGACATGTTTCCCGTCCTGCGCGTGCTGGGCATTCTGGTCATGATCTTTTCGCTGGCCATGGGGCTGCCGCTGGTGGTGTCGCTGTGGACGCGCGATGGCGTGTGGCACGTGTACCCGATCGCCATGGGCGCCACGATGGCGGTGGGGGCGTGGCTCTGGTGGCGCCTGCGCCTTTTCCGCCAGGAATTGCAGCCGCGCCACGGCGTGATGCTGGTGTCGCTGGTGTGGATGCTGCTGCCGCTGTCCGCCGCGGTGCCCCTGATGCTGGCGGGCCACCACATCGGGCGGCCGATGTCTTTCACGCATGCGTACTTCGAGGCGGTGTCGGGCCTGACCACGACCGGCTCCACGGTGCTCAGCGGCCTGGACGCGCTGCCCGTGTCGGTCAATGTATGGCGCACCTTTCTGCAGTGGATGGGCGGGATGGGCATCCTCATCCTGGCGGTGGCCGTCCTGCCGCTGCTGGGGGTCGGGGGCAGCCAGCTGTTCAAGGCCGAAGCGGCCGGGCCGCTCAAGGACGCCAAGCTCACGCCGCGCATGACGGGCACCGCCAAGGGCCTGTGGGGCGTGTATGCACTGTTTTCCGTCACCTGCGGCCTGGCCTACTGGGCGGCCGGCATGGGGCCGCTGGATGCGCTGATGCACATGTTCACCACGGTGAGCCTGGGCGGGCTGTCTTCCCATGACACCAGCTTCGGGTATTTCCAGTCGCCGCTGCTGGAGGCGATCTGCGTCTTCTTCATGCTGGTGGCCAGCTGCAATTTCGCGCTGTACTTCGTGGCCTTCCGCAAGGGCCACTGGGGTGGCTTCTGGCGCGACCCGGAGTTGCGCGCGACGCTTTTCTCGCTGGTGGGCGGGGGGCTGGTGGTGGCGCTGCTGCTGTGGGCCAAGGGGGTCTATGCCCCGCTGGATGCGCTGCGCCACGCGATGTTCAATGTGATCTCGCTCGCCACCACCACGGGCTATGCCACCGTGGACTACCTGGCCTGGCCCGTGTTTGCGCCCGTGTTCATGCTGCTGCTGTCGGGCGTGGCCACCAGCGCGGGGTCGACCGGCGGGGGGATCAAGATGGTGCGCATGCTCATCCTGGCCAAGCAGGCGCGCCGGGAGATGAACCGCCTGGTGCACCCGCGCGCCGTGCAGCCCGTGTGCCTGGGAGGGGCCGTGGTGGACAACCGCGTGATCTTCTCGGTGCTCGCGTTCATGCTGGTGTATGGCGGCACGGTCTTCGGGCTCAGCATGGTCATGCTGCTGACCGACCTGGACCCGGTCACGGCGTTCTCGGTGGTGCTGGCCAGCGTGAACTGCGCGGGCCCGGGGCTGGGCAGCGTGGGCCCCGCGTCCACCTATGCCGTGCTGACCGATTTCCAGATCTGGGTGTGTTCGCTGGCGATGCTGCTGGGGCGGCTGGAGATCCTGAGCTTCATGGCCTTGCTCACCCCCGCCTTCTGGCGCCGGTAG
- the trkA gene encoding Trk system potassium transporter TrkA has protein sequence MKIIILGAGRVGQSVADSLVSERNDITVIDTDAARLRDLESRFDLRGVVGNGIEPAVLAEAGAQDTDLLIACAAQDETNLVCCKIAQLVFNIPKRIARVRSTGFDLDTRLTGPEGFAVDRIICPEESLTRYIGKLIEYPEAMQVREFAGGRACLVSVRARAGAPMAGHTIGQLRESDPEMAMRMVAIYRRFPDEPDRFVACDGRTRIEPGDEVFVLAAQEHIAKVLAALHRPQSQPSQPVRRIMIAGGGRVGLRLARQLAQAPGRFNIKIIEDHADRCVELASALPSEVLVLQGDTTDEDLLGDEGIEEVDLFLALTDDDEDNIMSCLLAKRMGARRVLALINRRSYADLMHGTQIDIALSPAQAMLGELLAYVRQGDVQAVHSLRRGVAEALEIVARGDRKSSRVVGRKVSELALPRDVHMGLIVRGLPDSPDAPPGDLREPQVIIPRSSTVIEGNDHVVFFLPNKRLVRDVEKLFRVSATFF, from the coding sequence ATGAAAATCATCATCCTCGGGGCGGGCCGCGTGGGCCAGAGCGTGGCCGACAGCCTGGTGTCGGAGCGCAACGACATCACCGTGATCGACACGGACGCCGCGCGCCTGCGCGACCTGGAGTCGCGCTTCGACCTGCGCGGCGTGGTGGGCAACGGCATCGAGCCCGCCGTGCTGGCCGAGGCGGGCGCGCAGGACACCGACCTGCTGATCGCCTGCGCCGCGCAGGACGAGACCAACCTGGTGTGCTGCAAGATCGCGCAGCTGGTGTTCAACATCCCCAAGCGCATCGCGCGGGTGCGCTCCACCGGCTTTGACCTGGACACGCGGCTGACCGGACCCGAGGGCTTTGCGGTGGACCGCATCATCTGCCCCGAAGAATCCCTCACGCGCTACATCGGCAAGCTCATCGAATACCCCGAGGCCATGCAGGTGCGCGAGTTCGCGGGGGGGCGTGCCTGCCTGGTGTCGGTGCGCGCGCGTGCGGGTGCCCCCATGGCGGGCCACACCATCGGCCAACTGCGCGAGAGCGACCCCGAGATGGCCATGCGCATGGTGGCCATCTACCGGCGGTTTCCGGACGAGCCGGACCGCTTCGTCGCGTGCGACGGGCGCACCCGCATCGAGCCGGGCGACGAGGTCTTCGTGCTGGCCGCGCAGGAGCACATCGCGAAGGTGCTGGCGGCCCTGCACCGGCCGCAGTCGCAGCCTTCCCAGCCCGTGCGCCGCATCATGATCGCCGGCGGCGGCCGGGTGGGGCTGCGCCTGGCCCGCCAGCTGGCGCAGGCGCCGGGGCGCTTCAACATCAAGATCATCGAGGACCACGCCGACCGCTGCGTCGAGCTGGCGTCGGCCCTGCCTTCCGAGGTGCTGGTGCTGCAGGGCGACACCACCGACGAGGACCTGCTGGGCGACGAGGGCATCGAGGAGGTGGACCTGTTCCTGGCGCTCACCGACGACGACGAGGACAACATCATGTCGTGCCTGCTGGCCAAGCGCATGGGCGCCAGGCGGGTGCTCGCCCTCATCAACCGCCGCAGCTACGCCGACCTGATGCACGGCACGCAGATCGACATCGCGCTGTCGCCCGCGCAGGCCATGCTGGGCGAGCTGCTCGCCTACGTGCGCCAGGGGGATGTGCAGGCCGTGCACAGCCTGCGCCGGGGGGTGGCGGAGGCGCTGGAGATCGTGGCGCGCGGCGACCGGAAAAGCTCGCGCGTGGTGGGCCGCAAGGTCAGCGAACTGGCGCTGCCGCGCGATGTGCACATGGGCCTGATCGTGCGCGGCCTGCCGGATTCGCCCGATGCGCCGCCCGGGGATCTGCGCGAGCCGCAGGTCATCATCCCGCGCAGTTCCACGGTGATCGAGGGCAACGACCACGTGGTGTTCTTCCTGCCGAACAAGCGGCTCGTGCGCGACGTGGAAAAGCTCTTCCGCGTGAGCGCGACGTTTTTTTGA
- a CDS encoding glutamate-5-semialdehyde dehydrogenase encodes MNALNVAEYTHTLGQQAKTASALMAKAPAAIKNKALKALARLLRENVEALQIDNARDLERARAAGLAEPMVDRLKLGPKVLETCAEGCEQLAAMPDIIGEILGMKQQGSGIRVGQMRVPIGVFGMIYESRPNVTIEAASLSIKSGNACILRGGSEAIDSNKALARLVQLALAEAGLPQDAVQLVQTTDREAVGQLIAMPQFVDVIIPRGGKGLIERISRDAKVPVIKHLDGNCHTYVDDPCDIAMAVKVADNAKTNKYSPCNASEGLLVARGVAADFLPKIGAVYAAKGVEMRGCPQALAILQSVQGAQLVPATEQDWSEEYLAPIISVKVVDGVDEAIAHINRYSSHHTDAILTTNHMHAQRFLREVDSASVMVNTSTRFADGFEYGLGAEIGISTDKFHARGPVGLEGLTSLKYVVLGEGEVRT; translated from the coding sequence ATGAACGCCCTCAACGTCGCTGAATACACGCACACCCTCGGCCAGCAGGCCAAAACGGCCTCTGCGCTGATGGCCAAAGCGCCAGCAGCTATCAAAAACAAAGCACTCAAGGCCCTGGCCCGCCTGCTGCGCGAGAACGTGGAGGCGCTGCAGATCGACAACGCCCGCGACCTCGAACGCGCCCGCGCCGCCGGCCTGGCCGAGCCGATGGTGGACCGCCTGAAGCTCGGCCCCAAGGTGCTGGAGACCTGCGCCGAGGGCTGCGAGCAGCTGGCGGCCATGCCCGACATCATTGGCGAGATCCTGGGCATGAAGCAGCAGGGGAGCGGCATCCGCGTGGGCCAGATGCGTGTGCCGATCGGCGTGTTCGGCATGATCTACGAGAGCCGGCCCAACGTGACCATCGAGGCCGCGAGCCTGTCCATCAAGAGCGGCAACGCCTGCATCCTGCGCGGCGGTTCCGAGGCCATCGACTCCAACAAGGCGCTGGCCAGGCTCGTGCAACTGGCGCTGGCCGAGGCGGGCCTTCCTCAGGACGCGGTGCAACTGGTGCAGACCACCGACCGCGAGGCCGTGGGCCAGCTCATCGCCATGCCGCAGTTCGTGGACGTGATCATTCCGCGTGGCGGCAAGGGCCTGATCGAGCGCATCAGCCGCGACGCCAAGGTGCCCGTCATCAAGCACCTGGACGGCAACTGCCACACCTATGTGGACGACCCCTGCGACATCGCCATGGCGGTGAAGGTGGCCGACAACGCCAAGACGAACAAGTACAGCCCCTGCAACGCGAGCGAAGGCCTGCTGGTGGCGCGGGGCGTGGCGGCCGACTTCTTGCCGAAGATCGGCGCCGTGTACGCCGCCAAGGGCGTGGAGATGCGCGGCTGCCCGCAGGCGCTGGCCATCCTGCAATCGGTACAAGGCGCCCAGCTGGTGCCCGCCACCGAGCAGGACTGGAGCGAGGAGTACCTGGCCCCGATCATCAGCGTGAAGGTGGTGGATGGCGTGGACGAGGCCATCGCCCACATCAACCGGTATTCGAGCCACCACACGGATGCCATCCTCACCACCAACCATATGCATGCCCAGCGCTTCCTGCGCGAGGTGGATTCGGCCAGCGTGATGGTGAACACCAGCACGCGGTTCGCCGATGGCTTTGAGTACGGGCTGGGCGCCGAGATCGGCATCAGCACCGACAAATTCCATGCGCGCGGGCCCGTGGGGCTCGAAGGCCTGACCTCGCTCAAGTACGTGGTGCTGGGCGAGGGCGAGGTGCGGACCTGA
- the holA gene encoding DNA polymerase III subunit delta has product MQVALAQLSTHLQRGLSPLYVLHGDEPLLQQEAADAIRATARAQGYTERSSYTVAGAHFDWSAVLAAGGSLSLFADKQIVEIRIPSGKPGKDGSVALQQVAESARGNDSTLTLVMLPRLDKATRTGAWFAALESSGTSLQIDPIERGMLPQWIAQRLAAQGQRVVAGEEGQRTLQFFADRVEGNLLAAHQEIQKLALLHPAGELTQAQVEAAVLNVARYDVFKLSESVLSGQTARVQRMLDGLQAEGEAEVLVHWALAEDIRALKRVKDAMNAGRPLPMALRENRIWGPKERLFERILPKASDAALARLLQSAHTVDGIVKGLKAPDWPTDGWQALQRLAFQLCRLTQAAR; this is encoded by the coding sequence ATGCAAGTCGCCCTGGCCCAACTCTCCACGCATCTCCAACGGGGCCTGTCGCCGCTCTACGTGCTGCATGGCGACGAGCCCCTGCTGCAGCAGGAGGCGGCCGACGCCATCCGCGCCACGGCCCGTGCGCAGGGCTATACCGAGCGCAGTTCCTACACGGTGGCGGGCGCGCACTTCGACTGGAGCGCGGTGCTGGCGGCGGGCGGCTCGCTCAGCCTGTTCGCCGACAAGCAGATCGTGGAGATCCGCATTCCCTCGGGCAAGCCCGGCAAGGACGGCAGCGTGGCGCTGCAGCAGGTGGCCGAGTCCGCCCGGGGCAACGACAGCACGCTCACGCTCGTGATGCTCCCGCGCCTGGACAAGGCCACACGCACCGGCGCGTGGTTCGCGGCGCTCGAATCGAGCGGCACCTCGCTCCAGATCGACCCCATCGAGCGCGGCATGCTGCCGCAGTGGATCGCACAGCGCCTGGCCGCCCAGGGGCAGCGCGTGGTGGCGGGCGAGGAGGGGCAGCGCACGCTGCAGTTCTTTGCCGACCGCGTGGAAGGCAACCTGCTGGCCGCGCACCAGGAGATCCAGAAACTGGCCCTGCTCCACCCGGCGGGCGAGCTGACGCAGGCCCAGGTCGAGGCCGCCGTGCTCAACGTGGCGCGCTACGACGTGTTCAAGCTGTCCGAGTCCGTGCTGTCCGGCCAGACCGCGCGCGTGCAGCGCATGCTCGACGGCCTGCAGGCCGAGGGCGAGGCCGAGGTGCTGGTGCACTGGGCGCTGGCCGAGGACATCCGCGCCCTCAAGCGCGTGAAGGACGCGATGAACGCCGGCCGCCCCCTGCCCATGGCCCTGCGCGAGAACCGCATCTGGGGCCCCAAGGAGCGCCTGTTCGAGCGCATCCTGCCCAAGGCGAGCGACGCCGCCCTGGCGCGGCTGCTGCAGTCCGCGCACACGGTGGACGGCATCGTCAAGGGCCTGAAGGCGCCCGACTGGCCGACCGACGGCTGGCAGGCGCTGCAGCGCCTGGCGTTCCAGCTGTGCCGGCTGACGCAGGCGGCGCGGTGA